TGATTTGTGTCAACGTCGATTCCCACTGCGCCGTCATATCCGGCCTTGCTGCCAGTTCAGGAAGCGAGTGAATCAATGCTCGCCCCGCATCTGACGAATGGATATAACGCCCTTTTTTCACCAGGAACGTTCGCTTAAACAGCAGTTCGATGATCCCGGCGCGGGTCGCTTCTGTGCCCAGGCCGTCTGTAGCACGCAGGATCTTTTTCAGATCTTTGTCCTGCACAAAGCGGGCGATACCGGTCATGGCGGAGAGCAAAGTGGCATCGGTGAAATGGCGCGGCGGCTGGGTTTGGCGCTCAACCACTTCACCTTTTTCACACAGTAATTCATCACCTTTGGTGACCACCGGCAGCGGTGTACCATCGTTCTCTTCGTCGCGCTCTTTGCTGCCCAGCAGCGTACGCCACCCGGCTTCTGCCAGAAAACGTGCTTTAGCATTAAATTTCCCGCCCGCGATATCGAGATCGATAGTGCATTTGCGGAACACCGCATCGGGGCAGAACTGCATTAGGTATTGTCGGGCGATCAGGTTGTAAACTTTAGCTTCGTTTTCAGAAAGCGAGATCGACGAGCTGCGCGCGGTCGGGATAATCGCGTGGTGCGCATCCACTTTTTTATCATCCCAGCAGCGGTTACGCAGGTCGGTATTCACCGCGGGCTGCGGCAATAGCTCCGGCTGGTGAACGCTTATGGCATTCAGCACTGCATGACGCCCGGCAAAATGCTCTTCCGGCAAATAGCGGCAGTCAGAACGCGGATAGGTGATTAACTTATGCGTTTCATATAATTTCTGGCAAATATCCAGCACGTTTTGCGCACTCAGACCAAAACGTTTTGCCGCCTCAATTTGCAGGCTTGAGAGCGAAAACGGCAGCGGAGCCACTTCTGATTCCCGTTTATCATTATAAGCCGTGACAATCGCCGGTTGCCCGCCGATTCGGTTGACCACATGCTCCGCCAGCGGGCGATGCAGTAAACGCCCTTCTTCATCCTGGTACGGCTCGCATGATTCGCTCGGCTGCCATGTGGCAACAAAACGTTCATCCGCAGGCGTGACGATATGCGCTTTCACTTCGAAAAAGTCTTTCGCGACAAAATTCTCGATTTCTTCATCACGCCGCACCACCAGCCCCAGCACCGGCGTTTGCACACGCCCTACCGAAAGCACGCCCTGATAACCGGCATTGCGACCAAGGATCGTATAGGCACGCGTCATGTTGATGCCGTACAGCCAGTCAGCGCGGGCGCGGGCAAGGGCCGAGACGCAAAGCGGGATGAATTCGCTATTTGCACGCAGGCGTGTAATGGCGCGCTCTACGGCTTGCGGGTTGAGATCGTTAATTAAACAGCGTTGTACCTGCTGGCGCTTTTCAGGTGCCAGTTGCAGATAGTCGAGCACTTCATCCACCAGCAATTGCCCTTCGCGATCCGGGTCACCGGCGTGAACCACTTCGTCGGCCTGGGTGAGCAATTTTTTGATGGCATTAAGCTGTTTGGTCACCGAGGGGCGCGGTTGCAGTTGCCATTTTTCCGGCACAATCGGCAAATCAGCGAGGTTCCAGCGGGCATAGCGGGCGTCATAGGCATCCGGCTGAGCCTGTTCGAGCAGATGACCGATACACCAGGTCACAACTTGCCCATTACCACACTCGATGAAACCATCACCCCGCCGATGCGGCTTGGGCAGGACATCCGCAATCGCGCGAGCGAGGCTCGGTTTTTCGGCAATAAACAGACGCATTCGTTTAACGAATCTCAATCATCGGACGACCTGCACGCGCGGTTTTTAGCTCACCAATGGCGGTCAGTTTGATGCCATTTTTCTCGGCAACGGCGGCAACGTCCGCTTCTGCATCGGCTTCTACAGCTAACAGCAAACCGCCTGACGTTTGAGGGTCACACAATAAATCGCGTTGCGCCGGGGTCATTTCACCCATAAACGCGCCGTAGCTGGCAAAATTACGCGCGGTACCACCTGGCACACAACCTTGGGCGATATAGGCTTCAACATCAGGCAATTTCGGAACTTTATCAAACCATACTTCCGCCTGAACGCCTGCGCCCTGGCACATTTCACTCAGGTGCCCTAACAGGCCAAAACCGGTGACATCGGTCATGGCGGTGACGCCTGCGATGTCGGCAAATTCGGCACCCGGTTTGTTTAGCTGGCACATTACATCCGCCGCAAGGCCAACGTGTTCGGGTTTAAGTAGGGATTTTTTCTCAGCGGTGGTTAGCACACCAATACCGAGCGGTTTGGTGAGGAACAGTTTGCAACCCGGCGTTGCCGAGCTATTTTTCTTAACGCGATCGGTAGGCACGATGCCGGTAACCGCGAGGCCAAAAATCGGCTCTGGAGCATCGATGGAGTGGCCGCCCGCAAGGGAAATCCCCGCCTGCTGGCAAACAAAGCGCCCGCCTTCAATCACTCGACGCGCAATTTCAGGGGCCAGGGTATTGATAGGCCATCCCAGAATCGCAATCGCCATGATCGGTTTGCCGCCCATCGCATAAATATCGCTGATGGCGTTTGTGGCCGCGATGCGCCCAAAGTCGAACGGATCGTCGACGATAGGCATGAAGAAGTCTGTAGTGCTAATGACACAAGTGCCGTTGCCCAGATCGTAAACCGCCGCGTCATCACTGGTTTCGTTTCCGACCAGCAAGTTAGGATCGACAAATTTAGCCTGCTCGGATTGCAGAATAGTTTGCAGGACTTTCGGGGAAATTTTGCAGCCGCAACCAGCGCCGTGGCTGTACTGCGTCAAACGAACGGTTTGCTCACTCATGGACTACTCCTGTCATTGGCAATGTCGCTATGGTAACCGTTCAGCCGCGCAGTGGTAAGTCTGCGTGTCCGAATTGCGCCCTTCCTGGTCACAATCCAGACAGCTTTTGTTTGTTTGCTTAGAATTTACGCACAAACGGCGTGATGTCTGGCACGTTGACCGTGGTAGACGCTTTGAGTTGTGGTGTTCCCAGATAGAGGAAACCCACCACTTCATCTTGCTCACGGCAATGCAGCGCTTCGCGTACGGCTTCGCTTTCTGTCCAGATCCCGCTGCGCCAGATGCCGTTGTAGCCTTGGGCAACCGCCGCCATTTGCATAGCCATTACCGCACAGCCCGCAGAAACCACTTGCTCCCAAACCGGAACTTTATGGTTGTCATCACAATGGGCCACGACGGCGATAATCATGGGGGCACGGAACGGTGCAGTACGCGCCTTTTCGATGCCTTTTTCATCTTGCTCTTCAGCAATGGCGGCCTGTTCCATCACTTTACTGAAGCGCTCGCGGCCTTCGCCTTCAATCACAATGAAACGCCACGGCTGTAGTGTTCCGTGGTCTGGGGCACGCATACCGGCACGAATGATATTTTCCAGCGTTTCACCTGCAGGTGCGGGTTCTGCCAGACGAGAGGCGCTGCGGCGGTTGAGAAGTAGGTCAAGTGCATCCATTTGATAACTCCTGTAATGGTTTTGATCAGCAAAATTAACACAGGCGTAGATTTTGTTACAGCGCGGGGCAGATTTCCTACTGACTTTTGGCCGGGGGGTATTTAGGATAGCAATCACTTTAGCTGTCACCGCTTTGCGCGCGGCAGCTTGTTGAACGTTATGGAGTATACATGCGCACAATCGGGCGATTCGTTGCCGGTTTTTTTAAGTGGACCTGGCGTCTGCTTAACTTTATTCGAGAGTTTATTCTCAACCTCTTTTTAGTGCTTCTGGTGCTGGTTGGCGTGGGGATCTGGATGCAGATTAACAGTGCGCCAGCCGAACCTGCGCGCGGGGCGTTATTGCTTGATATCACCGGCGTGGTAGTGGATAAGCCTTCCGTCAGCAATAAACTGGGGGTGATTGGTCGCCAGTTGCTCGGTGCCGGTTCTGACCGCTTGCAGGAAAACTCGCTGTTTGATGTGGTGGACACCATTCGCCAGGCCAAAGATGACCGCAATATCACCGGCATCGTACTGGATTTAAAAGAGTTTGCCGGGGGCGATCAGCCGTCTATGCAATACATCGGTAAAGCGCTGCGTGAATTCCGCGACAGCGGTAAGCCGGTTTATGCCGTGGGCGATAGCTACAATCAGGGGCAATATTATCTGGCGAGCTTCGCCAATAAAATCTGGCTCTCCCCGCAAGGCATGGTGGATTTACACGGCTTTGCCACGAATTCGCTGTATTACAAAACATTGCTCGATAAGCTGAAAGTCTCCACGCATATCTTCCGCGTGGGCACCTACAAGTCTGCCGTCGAACCGTTTATTCGCGACGATATGTCTCCAGCCGCGCGTGAAGCGGATAGCCGTTGGATTGGCGAGCTGTGGCAGAACTACCTCGCAACGATTGCCGCTAACCGGCAGATTACGCCTCAGCAAGTCTTCCCAGGCGCTCAAGGTTTGCTCGATAATTTGCAAAAATTGGGCGGCGATACCGCGAAATACGCACTTGATAACAAACTGGTTGATGAACTGGGCAGCAGCGCCACGATTGATAAAGCGTTGGTTAAACAGTTTGGCTGGAATAAAGAAAATAAAGATTTCAGCTACACCAGCATGTATGACTACGTGGTGAAAAAACCGGCTGATAAAGGCGATGCGATTGCGGTCATTCTCGCAAACGGCGCCATTATGGACGGCGAAGAGACGCCAGGTCAGGTGGGCGGTGATACCACGGCCATGCAAATCCGCGAGGCGCGGCTTGATCCTAAAGTGAAAGCCATTGTGCTGCGCGTGAACAGTCCTGGCGGCAGCGTAACGGCATCCGAAGTGATTCGTGATGAACTGGAAGCCGCGCGGGCGGCGGGTAAACCTATCGTTGTTTCAATGGGCGGTATGGCGGCATCCGGGGGTTACTGGATTTCCACTCCGGCAAATTACATTGTCGCAAGCCCGAATACGCTGACCGGATCAATCGGTATCTTCGGGGTTATCAATACCGTTGAAAATAGTCTCGATTCGATTGGGGTTCACACCGATGGCGTGGCCACTTCACCGTTAGCTGACGTGGCTGTCACGAAGTCGTTGCCACCGGAAGTTCAGCAGATGATGCAGTTGACCATCGAAAACGGCTATAAGCGCTTTATCAATTTGGTTGCCGACTCGCGTAAGAAAACGCCGGAACAAATCGATTCTATTGCGCAGGGCCATGTCTGGACCGGTCAGGATGCGAAAGAGAACGGCCTGGTCGATAGCCTGGGTGATTTCGACGATGCCGTAGCGAAAGCCGCTGAACTTGCGAAACTTTCAAACTGGCATCTGGATTTCTGGCAGGATGATCCGAGCTTTATCGATATGGTGTTCGACAGCATGAGCGGTTCCGTCCGTGCCATGCTGCCGCAGGCATTGCAGGCCTGGCTGCCCGCTCCGCTGGCTGATGCCGCCCTTGCGGTAAAAGCGCAAAACGACAAGTTTGGCACCATGAACGATCCGCAAAATCGATACGCCTTCTGCCTCACCTGTGGAGATGTGCGTTAATTCAAATCCAGCCCGGTATTTACCGGGCTGATTTTTTTGCCCCGTCGCTCTATACTGCGCCCCATTACGTAAAAGCCTTCGAGCTCATCCATGCAAAAAAAATCCATTTACGTTGCTTATACCGGCGGTACCATCGGTATGCAGCGCTCAGAACACGGGTATATTCCGGTTTCCGGCCACCTACAGCGCCAGCTGGCTTTAATGCCTGAATTCCATCGCCAGGAGATGCCTGATTTCACCATTCATGAATATCAGCCGCTGATGGACTCCTCTGACATGACGCCCGAGGACTGGCAGCACATTGCCGACGACATTAAAGCCCATTACGACGACTACGACGGTTTCGTGATTTTGCACGGCACCGACACCATGGCCTTTACCGCCTCGGCGCTCTCGTTCATGCTGGAGAACCTCAGCAAACCGGTAATTGTGACCGGCTCGCAGATCCCTCTGGCCGAACTGCGCTCCGATGGGCAAATAAATCTGCTGAACTCTTTGTATATTGCGGCGAATTTCCCGATTAACGAAGTGACATTGTTCTTCAATAATCGCCTCTATCGCGGCAATCGCACGACTAAAGCGCATGCCGACGGTTTCGATGCTTTCGCTTCCCCTAACTTGGCTCCGTTACTTGAAGCGGGCATTCACATTCGCCGTCTGAATACGCCAGCCGCCCCGCACGGAGATGGCGAGCTGATTGTGCATCCGATTACCCCGCAGCCGATTGGCGTGGTGACTATCTATCCCGGTATTTCAGCGGATGTCGTCGGTAATTTCTTACGCCAGCCGGTAAAAGCGTTGATTTTACGCTCTTATGGCGTGGGGAATGCGCCTCAGCAAGGCGCGTTCATTGAAGAGTTACAGAAAGCCTGCTCGCGCGGCATTGTGGTGGTGAATCTAACGCAATGTATGTCCGGGAAAGTGAACATGGGCGGCTATGCCACGGGTAATGCGCTGGCACAGGCGGGTGTGATTAGCGGCTATGATATGACGGTAGAAGCGACGCTGACGAAACTGCACTATTTGCTCAGCCAGAATCTGGATGCGCAGACCATTCGCGAGGCGATGTCCCGCAATTTACGCGGCGAACTCACTCCAGACGAGTAAGGAAAAACCATGAAACGCGCTTTGTTACTTGTAGATTTACAAAATGATTTTTGCGCGGGCGGCGCGCTGGCCGTCCCTGAAGCCGATAGCACCGTTGATGTGGCAAATGCCTTAATAGGTTTTTGCAAAGCACGTGGAGATGCGGTCGTCGCTACCCAAGACTGGCATCCGGTTAACCATGGCAGCTTTGCCCGAGTACAGAGAACCGAGCCTTATTCCCAGGGAAAACTTGACGGTCTGAGACAAACCTGGTGGCCGGATCACTGCGTGCAAAACAGCGAAGGCGCGGAACTTCATCCGTTACTCAATACGCGTGATATTGATGCTGTTTTTCAAAAAGGTGAAAATCCGCTGATTGATAGCTATAGCGGATTTTTCGACAACGGGCATCGCCAGAAAACGCAGCTCGATGACTGGTTATTCCGTAACGGAATTAAACAGCTGATTGTTATGGGTCTGGCGACGGATT
This genomic window from Buttiauxella gaviniae contains:
- a CDS encoding DNA topoisomerase III gives rise to the protein MRLFIAEKPSLARAIADVLPKPHRRGDGFIECGNGQVVTWCIGHLLEQAQPDAYDARYARWNLADLPIVPEKWQLQPRPSVTKQLNAIKKLLTQADEVVHAGDPDREGQLLVDEVLDYLQLAPEKRQQVQRCLINDLNPQAVERAITRLRANSEFIPLCVSALARARADWLYGINMTRAYTILGRNAGYQGVLSVGRVQTPVLGLVVRRDEEIENFVAKDFFEVKAHIVTPADERFVATWQPSESCEPYQDEEGRLLHRPLAEHVVNRIGGQPAIVTAYNDKRESEVAPLPFSLSSLQIEAAKRFGLSAQNVLDICQKLYETHKLITYPRSDCRYLPEEHFAGRHAVLNAISVHQPELLPQPAVNTDLRNRCWDDKKVDAHHAIIPTARSSSISLSENEAKVYNLIARQYLMQFCPDAVFRKCTIDLDIAGGKFNAKARFLAEAGWRTLLGSKERDEENDGTPLPVVTKGDELLCEKGEVVERQTQPPRHFTDATLLSAMTGIARFVQDKDLKKILRATDGLGTEATRAGIIELLFKRTFLVKKGRYIHSSDAGRALIHSLPELAARPDMTAQWESTLTQISEKQCRYQDFMQPLVHTLYELIHQARTKPVHHAFKGVKAPDEQKKPRKQWAKKEGSDDATKKPVRRRRSTDNDQPAGDGTTP
- the selD gene encoding selenide, water dikinase SelD — protein: MSEQTVRLTQYSHGAGCGCKISPKVLQTILQSEQAKFVDPNLLVGNETSDDAAVYDLGNGTCVISTTDFFMPIVDDPFDFGRIAATNAISDIYAMGGKPIMAIAILGWPINTLAPEIARRVIEGGRFVCQQAGISLAGGHSIDAPEPIFGLAVTGIVPTDRVKKNSSATPGCKLFLTKPLGIGVLTTAEKKSLLKPEHVGLAADVMCQLNKPGAEFADIAGVTAMTDVTGFGLLGHLSEMCQGAGVQAEVWFDKVPKLPDVEAYIAQGCVPGGTARNFASYGAFMGEMTPAQRDLLCDPQTSGGLLLAVEADAEADVAAVAEKNGIKLTAIGELKTARAGRPMIEIR
- a CDS encoding NAD(P)H nitroreductase, producing MDALDLLLNRRSASRLAEPAPAGETLENIIRAGMRAPDHGTLQPWRFIVIEGEGRERFSKVMEQAAIAEEQDEKGIEKARTAPFRAPMIIAVVAHCDDNHKVPVWEQVVSAGCAVMAMQMAAVAQGYNGIWRSGIWTESEAVREALHCREQDEVVGFLYLGTPQLKASTTVNVPDITPFVRKF
- the sppA gene encoding signal peptide peptidase SppA, giving the protein MRTIGRFVAGFFKWTWRLLNFIREFILNLFLVLLVLVGVGIWMQINSAPAEPARGALLLDITGVVVDKPSVSNKLGVIGRQLLGAGSDRLQENSLFDVVDTIRQAKDDRNITGIVLDLKEFAGGDQPSMQYIGKALREFRDSGKPVYAVGDSYNQGQYYLASFANKIWLSPQGMVDLHGFATNSLYYKTLLDKLKVSTHIFRVGTYKSAVEPFIRDDMSPAAREADSRWIGELWQNYLATIAANRQITPQQVFPGAQGLLDNLQKLGGDTAKYALDNKLVDELGSSATIDKALVKQFGWNKENKDFSYTSMYDYVVKKPADKGDAIAVILANGAIMDGEETPGQVGGDTTAMQIREARLDPKVKAIVLRVNSPGGSVTASEVIRDELEAARAAGKPIVVSMGGMAASGGYWISTPANYIVASPNTLTGSIGIFGVINTVENSLDSIGVHTDGVATSPLADVAVTKSLPPEVQQMMQLTIENGYKRFINLVADSRKKTPEQIDSIAQGHVWTGQDAKENGLVDSLGDFDDAVAKAAELAKLSNWHLDFWQDDPSFIDMVFDSMSGSVRAMLPQALQAWLPAPLADAALAVKAQNDKFGTMNDPQNRYAFCLTCGDVR
- the ansA gene encoding asparaginase codes for the protein MQKKSIYVAYTGGTIGMQRSEHGYIPVSGHLQRQLALMPEFHRQEMPDFTIHEYQPLMDSSDMTPEDWQHIADDIKAHYDDYDGFVILHGTDTMAFTASALSFMLENLSKPVIVTGSQIPLAELRSDGQINLLNSLYIAANFPINEVTLFFNNRLYRGNRTTKAHADGFDAFASPNLAPLLEAGIHIRRLNTPAAPHGDGELIVHPITPQPIGVVTIYPGISADVVGNFLRQPVKALILRSYGVGNAPQQGAFIEELQKACSRGIVVVNLTQCMSGKVNMGGYATGNALAQAGVISGYDMTVEATLTKLHYLLSQNLDAQTIREAMSRNLRGELTPDE
- the pncA gene encoding bifunctional nicotinamidase/pyrazinamidase, with the protein product MKRALLLVDLQNDFCAGGALAVPEADSTVDVANALIGFCKARGDAVVATQDWHPVNHGSFARVQRTEPYSQGKLDGLRQTWWPDHCVQNSEGAELHPLLNTRDIDAVFQKGENPLIDSYSGFFDNGHRQKTQLDDWLFRNGIKQLIVMGLATDYCVKFTVLDALTLGYEVTVITDGCRGVNLQPQDGLKAFQTMSAAGATLMTLADFTY